ACATATGGTCGCGCCAGTGTTTGTCAATCGTCATCAGAACGGCATAACGTTCGAGCCGCCGCATGATATCCTCGCCATAGGCCCGTTCTTTCTGGGCATAGAAATTGAGCACTCCCTGCTGGAGTCTTTCGAAAAATGATTCATGAGTCAAAGCGGTGATTTCATCCTGCTTCAACTCCAGATTCATGAGGAAAGTATGCAGCAATTCACCCTTCAATCCGGTCCATTCCCAATTCTCGGGGTACTCTTTTTCCGGGCAGTATTTTGCAATCATGGTCTCCAGTACCGAATCGATCAATTCCAGCACTTCTTCCTTGATTGAGGTGCGTTCCAGTGCGGCCAGGCGGCGGCTGTAGATTACCTCCCGCTGGGAATTCATTACATTGTCATAGTCGAGAGTGTGTTTGCGGATGGCGAAGTTCTGAATCTCGACCCGCTTCTGCGCCCGCTCAATCGCTTTGGTGACCATGGGATGAGTGATAACCTCGCCCTCCTTCACGCCGAGGCGATCCATTATCCGCCCGATACGGTCGGAACCGAAAAGGCGCATCAGGTCATCTTCAAGCGAAAGGTAGAAGTGGGAAGAGCCGGGGTCTCCCTGACGGCCGGAACGGCCGCGCAACTGGCGATCGATACGGCGCGACTCATGGCGCTCGGTACCGATGATATGCAATCCACAGGGGACATTCTCGCGGCATTTCAGTTCCTTAAAATAAGGGCAGATTTCCTCGTCGGTGCGCGGATCCAGAAGAGCGCAATTCTGATGTTTGACCACCCCCGGCCCCAGTTTGATATCGGTACCGCGGCCGGCCATATTGGTGGCAATCGTTATCGATTTGGCCTGCCCCGCCTTGGAGACAATTTCCGCTTCCATCTGGTGGTATTTGGCGTTGAGAACATTATGCGGTACGCCGGAACGTTTTAGCATGCGCGATAACGTCTCCGATACTTCGACCGATATGGTTCCGACCAGCACCGGTCGCCCGGAATTGTAGCATTCGATTATCTCTTCGATAATCGAATTATATTTTTCACGCCGTGTGCGATAAACGACGTCGTTGAAATCTATCCGACGCACCGGTTCGTTGGTCGGGATCGAAACAACATCAAGCTTGTAAATATCCCATAATTCCTGTGCCTCGGTTTCGGCGGTACCGGTCATACCGGCCAGCTTGGCATACATGCGGAAATAGTTTTGCAGGGTGATAGTGGCCAGGGTCTGCGATTCCCCTTCGATTTTGACTCCCTCTTTGGCCTCAATCGCCTGATGCAGTCCGTCGGAGTAGCGCCGGCCCGGCATCATCCGCCCGGTGAATTCATCGACAATCAGAATCTTGCCGTCCTGCACGACATATTCGACATCCTTTTCAAAAAGGGTATAGGCTTTCAGAATCTGGCTGATGGAATGCACTTTTTCCGAGCGCTCGGCATGCAGGCGGTACAACTCGTCAATCCGCCGCGTTTTTTCCTCCGGCGAAAGGGAGGTGTCTCCTTCAATTTCGGAAAGCACTTCGGATATATCGGGAATGGTGAACAGCTCCTGTTCGGCTTTGGAAAACTGGGTGCGGCCGTGGTCGGTCAGATTGATGGAGTTTTCTCTCTCATCGATAACATAGTAAAGAGATTCATCGACCTCATATAATTTCTTTTCCCTGAGATAATCCGATTCGACCGAGGTGATCAGGCTTTTTACGCCCGCCTCTTTGACCATTTTAAGATACTTTTTGTTCTTGGGAGCGCCGCGGCCAACCGCCAGAAGGAGCCGCCCGGCTTCATAGCTTTTGTCGCCGTCACTTTCGCCCAGGAGCTTCTCAGCCGCCGCAATTTTCTCATTTATCAGGTTGGACTGTTTGCGCACCAAAGTGGCCACCACCGGCTGCATTTCGGCGAAACGCTGGTCGAGGGTGCTTTCCACCTGCCCGGAGATGATTAACGGGGTTCGGGCTTCGTCAACCAGGACCGAGTCAACCTCATCGACAATGGCATAATGATAACCCCGCTGAACCCGGTCATCGACCGTCTGAGCCATGTTGTCGCGAAGGTAATCGAATCCAAACTCGTTGTTGGTACCGAAGGTTATATCCTTCTTATATTCTTCCTTCCGCTGAGCGTTGTCCATCTCGTTCTGGATGCAGCCGACCGAAAGCCCCAGATATTCAAATATCTTCCCCATCCACTGGGAGTCGCGCTTGGCCAGATAATCATTAACGGTGACAATATGCACCCCTTTCCCGCTCAGGGCATTCAGATAGGTCGGGAGGGTCGCTACCAGGGTTTTACCTTCACCGGTGGCCATTTCGGCGATTTTCCCTTGATGCAGAACGATGCCGCCGATAAGCTGGACATCATAGGGGACCATATTCCAGGGGGTATCAATCCCGGCCACATCCCAGCTTTGGCCGCAAAGACGGCGGCAGGTCTCTTTAACCACAGCAAAGGCCTCGGGCAGAATGTCATCCAACGTTTCCTCTTCCTCCAGCCGTTTCTTAAGCTCTTCTGTTTTTCCCTTAAGCTGTTCTTCTGTCAGAGCTGAAAGGTCTTCGAAATGCCCGTTAATTTCTTCAGCCAGCGGATTGATTTTCTTTACATCCCGATCATGCTTGGTGCCGAATATCCTGGTTATTATATTGGCCATATGAATTCCTGCTTTCTTTAATACTAAAGAGTAAATATACCATTTTGTGCGACCATCATCAACCGCATTTATGATTTGTATGCCAATATAAAATTTTCGGTTGCCTTTTTGGCATTCTATTGCTAATTTGCGGTGTCAACTTTTGAAGGAATTGGCCTGCAACGGCTTCAGACTCAAATTTTTACCTAAAATAATGATGGGTTATAACCGATATTTAATATATCTAAACAAGAACTCAATCAAACTATTAAGGGTATGTTTGACGGGAAAGGCCTGAAAAAGCTGCAGAAGCTGCTGAAGAAAACCCGGCAGAAGCGGGGATGGAATTCCGCGCCGAAAAAGGAACTGGAAAAGAAATTGAACGAAACAAAAGAAAACCGCCAGTCCCCGCGTCGATTGCGGGACGAGGATAAAATGGATTTGCGGGATATCCTCATGGAAGAGGGAGACGAAAGCTTACATGGCGGTTGATGGGATTGTTATCCGCGGACATGGCAAGTCATTTGTAGTTCGTTCTCACGGCAAAGATATTTCTTGTGAACTGAGGGGGAAACTCAAGTTCATGAGCGATGCCGCCACAGCCGTGGCTGTGGGGGATTCCGTCACCATTTTGCTCAATGCCGATGGTACCGGAACCATTGAGCAGGTGGAGGAACGATCCTCAATGTTTTTCCGTCCAACCAAAGGGATGGAGAACCGAAAGCAAATTATCGCCGCCAATCTCGACCAGTTGGCGGTGGTCGCCTCGGTGCGGAATCCGCCGCTCAATCCGCGTTTCATCGATCGCTTTCTTATCGCCGCCGAGCTCGGCGATATGAAACCATTAGTCATTATCAACAAGCTTGATTTGGGGCACCCCAAAATCCTTGCCGAGCTGCAAAAAGGGTATGCCGGTATAGGAATTCATCTCCTCCCGGTTTCGGCGGTCACCGGTGAGGGGCTCGATTCTCTTGGCCAAGCCCTGAAAGATCATAAAACCATTCTGGCGGGACACTCCGGAGTCGGGAAAACCGCCCTTATCAATTACCTGATCCCCGGCCTGAATCTCAGAGAGGGAGCAGTTTCGGAATACAGCGATCGAGGCATCCATACCACCTCACTGGTGGAGCTCTTCCAGCTCCCGACAGGCGGTTTCATAGCCGACACCCCGGGGCTTAAAGTCTTGGGACTCTGGGAAATGGAAAAAGCGGAACTTGCTCTTTATTTCCCGGAAATGAATCCATTCCTGGAAGATTGCCGGTTTTCCGGTTGTAGCCATACTCATGAGCCGGATTGCGCTGTCATCAAAGCAGTCAGGGAAGGGAAAATACCCAAATTCCGCTATGACAGCTACCTGGCCATTCGGGAATCACTCTAGAAGGTCTTTCTTAAAACCCCGAACTCTGTTTAAGATAAAGTGTTTCGATAAGTTACCGAAGTATTGTACACGGCATGTAAGAATATGGCAGCAAAGAATATAGAATTTCGCGTCGGTTTCGTCGTCATCTTGGCCCTGATTATTTTCGTCTCGGCCATCCTCTGGATCCAGGGATACCGTTTTGGGAAAAACAATTATAAGGTTTCGGTTCTTTTTGATGAGGTTGGCTCACTGGCCAAGGGGGACCCGGTGATGGTCTCCGGCATCAGAAAAGGGAAGGTTTATGACCTGGCTCTGACCGAAAGCGGGGTGAAAGTCATACTTATTTTAAGCAATGATGTTATTCTCAAGGAGGACGCTGCCATAACGGTCAAGAATATTGGATTGATGGGGGAGCGATTTATTGCTGTCAGACCGGGAAAAGGGGATAGAGACTATAACCTGAATGTCCCTATCCGAGGGAGTTACGATACCGGCATTCCGGAGGTCATGGGAATGATGGGGGAAATGATTGATGAACTGCGAAACCTGGTCCATTCCCTGAAGAATTCCATTGCCTCCGATGAGAACCTGGACAAATTCTCGCGAATCGTGACCAACTTTGAGAATCTGTCGCAATCGTTGAACGAATATGTCAATCGAAACAATAATAAACTGGACCAGACGGCGGAGAATTTTTTCAAAGCCTCGGCCGAATTGCGGCGGGTGACCACCGACAATGCCGGCAAAGTTGATTCGGCCATGGCTCGGGTAGACAACAGTTCAAAGAAAATAGAAAAGATGGTTGACGACCTGGCTAATGTCGCTGCCACGGCCCGGCAGTTTGCCACCAAACTGGACAGCGGCGACGGCACGCTACAAATGCTGGTTGATGACCGCAAGCTATATGATGATTTGCGCCGGACGGCCGATAATATTGATGATTTGGTTAACGACATTCGTGCCAATCCGCAGAAATATATTCGACTTAAAGTGGAGTTATTTTAATGAGCAAGTTCAAGCTGGCCATTGGTCTTCATAATCATCAGCCGGTCGGTAATTTCGATTCGGTTTTCGAGGAGGCGCATCAACAGGCGTACTTGCCTTTTATTCAGCTGCTGGAAAAATTCGATCGTATTAGGCTCTCCCTGCATCAGTCCGGCATTCTCTGGGACTGGCAGGAAAAACATCATCCCGAATATTTTGAATTGGTGCAGAAATTGGTGAATCGCGGCCGGATAGAGCTTATGACCGGCGGATTCTACGAGCCGATTCTTCCCTCCATCCCCGACCGCGACAAGTTGGGACAAATATCCTTTCTCAATCATTACCTGAAAAAGCATTTTGGCGCCGATCCTGTCGGCCTCTGGCTGACCGAACGGGTCTGGGAGCCGCACCTGCCCAAGGTCTTGCATCAGGCGGGAATCGAGTATCTCCCGATTGACGACACCCATTTTCTTTATGCCGGCTTGGAGCTGGATGAGCTCAAGGGAGTCTTTGTTACCGAGGAAGAGGGAGCTACGGTTAAACTGCTGCCCATTCAGAAGAAATTGCGTTATCTGATTCCCTTCGGGACAGTCGATAAGGTCATCGCGGAGTTGAAACGGCAGGCTGATAAAGACAGCGGCGGCATGGCGGTCTATGCCGATGACGGTGAAAAATTCGGCGTCTGGCCCAAAACCTTCAAACATTGCTACGGGGATGGCTGGCTGGAGGAGCTCTTTTCGGCTCTCTCCCGCAATTCCGATTGGTTGGAAATCTGCACTCTCGGTGATGTTTCCCGAACCGAACCGGTCGGCCGGGTTTATCTTCCAACCGCCTCATACGGCGAGATGCTTCACTGGTCGTTGCCGCCGCGTGCTTTTGCCGAATATGAAGAGTTCGAGAAATGGCTGGAAGAAGCCGGAAAATTCGAAAAGTATGGCCGCTTTGTCCGGGGCGGGCACTGGCGCGGCTTTCTGGCCAAGTATGATGAAGCCAACCTAATGCACAAGCGGATGCTTTCGGTCTCGGAAAAGCTGAATGAATATATATTGGAGTATCCCGAGGATTACGAGACCATTGAAAGAGCGAAACACTATCTTTTTGCCGGACAGTGCAATTGCCCTTACTGGCACGGTGTTTTCGGGGGATTGTACCTTTCGCATCTGAGACAAGCGATATACGAAAATCTGATAAAGGCCGAAAAGCTGCTGAAAGCAAAATCTCCTCGGGAAGTTACCCGGAATGTCACCGATTATGATTGTGATGGTCATGAAGAAATCACCCTTGCCACGGCAAAATTCTCGGCGGTATTCAAACCATCGAAGGGGGGTGCGCTCGTTGAACTGGACAGCTATGAGAGCAATTTCAATATGACCGATACCCTCAAACGGTACAAAGAGGGGTATCACTGGAAACTGAGCCAGGCCCAACTCGACAGCGGTGAGGCTTCCGCCGAGCAAACCGCCTCCATTCACGACCTGGTTCTTACCAAGGAAACCGGGCTGGATAAGCTTCTGGCCGAAGACTGGTATCTGCGGCGCTGTTTCATTGACCATTTCCTGACCGGCGACACCGATATCGAACGATTCCAGACCGGGCAATTCGGCGAAGAGGGGGATTTTGTCCTAGGCCATTATGAGTACCTTCCAAAGAGCGACCCCGGCGTGGTCGCCATGAAAATGCAGGGGCATCTCTGGCGGCCCGAGGGAGCCAAAGCACTCAACCTTGAAAAAAGATTCTATTTCGGCGCCGAATCGGAGGTGATATCGGCCAATTACAGCCTGCTGGCCCCAAATGAAGATATC
The genomic region above belongs to Candidatus Zixiibacteriota bacterium and contains:
- the secA gene encoding preprotein translocase subunit SecA, with product MANIITRIFGTKHDRDVKKINPLAEEINGHFEDLSALTEEQLKGKTEELKKRLEEEETLDDILPEAFAVVKETCRRLCGQSWDVAGIDTPWNMVPYDVQLIGGIVLHQGKIAEMATGEGKTLVATLPTYLNALSGKGVHIVTVNDYLAKRDSQWMGKIFEYLGLSVGCIQNEMDNAQRKEEYKKDITFGTNNEFGFDYLRDNMAQTVDDRVQRGYHYAIVDEVDSVLVDEARTPLIISGQVESTLDQRFAEMQPVVATLVRKQSNLINEKIAAAEKLLGESDGDKSYEAGRLLLAVGRGAPKNKKYLKMVKEAGVKSLITSVESDYLREKKLYEVDESLYYVIDERENSINLTDHGRTQFSKAEQELFTIPDISEVLSEIEGDTSLSPEEKTRRIDELYRLHAERSEKVHSISQILKAYTLFEKDVEYVVQDGKILIVDEFTGRMMPGRRYSDGLHQAIEAKEGVKIEGESQTLATITLQNYFRMYAKLAGMTGTAETEAQELWDIYKLDVVSIPTNEPVRRIDFNDVVYRTRREKYNSIIEEIIECYNSGRPVLVGTISVEVSETLSRMLKRSGVPHNVLNAKYHQMEAEIVSKAGQAKSITIATNMAGRGTDIKLGPGVVKHQNCALLDPRTDEEICPYFKELKCRENVPCGLHIIGTERHESRRIDRQLRGRSGRQGDPGSSHFYLSLEDDLMRLFGSDRIGRIMDRLGVKEGEVITHPMVTKAIERAQKRVEIQNFAIRKHTLDYDNVMNSQREVIYSRRLAALERTSIKEEVLELIDSVLETMIAKYCPEKEYPENWEWTGLKGELLHTFLMNLELKQDEITALTHESFFERLQQGVLNFYAQKERAYGEDIMRRLERYAVLMTIDKHWRDHMYEMDQLKTGIGLRAYGQRDPLVEYKREAYRLFAEMIEMVDKEIVGMAFKLQVNMPEKSRDERRREMHQQSLIASHQETTGMGYGVARPPDEANPMAEASQRGKAKPFKRQAEKVGRNDPCPCGSGKKYKKCHGAGE
- the rsgA gene encoding ribosome small subunit-dependent GTPase A: MAVDGIVIRGHGKSFVVRSHGKDISCELRGKLKFMSDAATAVAVGDSVTILLNADGTGTIEQVEERSSMFFRPTKGMENRKQIIAANLDQLAVVASVRNPPLNPRFIDRFLIAAELGDMKPLVIINKLDLGHPKILAELQKGYAGIGIHLLPVSAVTGEGLDSLGQALKDHKTILAGHSGVGKTALINYLIPGLNLREGAVSEYSDRGIHTTSLVELFQLPTGGFIADTPGLKVLGLWEMEKAELALYFPEMNPFLEDCRFSGCSHTHEPDCAVIKAVREGKIPKFRYDSYLAIRESL
- a CDS encoding MlaD family protein, which encodes MAAKNIEFRVGFVVILALIIFVSAILWIQGYRFGKNNYKVSVLFDEVGSLAKGDPVMVSGIRKGKVYDLALTESGVKVILILSNDVILKEDAAITVKNIGLMGERFIAVRPGKGDRDYNLNVPIRGSYDTGIPEVMGMMGEMIDELRNLVHSLKNSIASDENLDKFSRIVTNFENLSQSLNEYVNRNNNKLDQTAENFFKASAELRRVTTDNAGKVDSAMARVDNSSKKIEKMVDDLANVAATARQFATKLDSGDGTLQMLVDDRKLYDDLRRTADNIDDLVNDIRANPQKYIRLKVELF
- a CDS encoding DUF1926 domain-containing protein, which codes for MSKFKLAIGLHNHQPVGNFDSVFEEAHQQAYLPFIQLLEKFDRIRLSLHQSGILWDWQEKHHPEYFELVQKLVNRGRIELMTGGFYEPILPSIPDRDKLGQISFLNHYLKKHFGADPVGLWLTERVWEPHLPKVLHQAGIEYLPIDDTHFLYAGLELDELKGVFVTEEEGATVKLLPIQKKLRYLIPFGTVDKVIAELKRQADKDSGGMAVYADDGEKFGVWPKTFKHCYGDGWLEELFSALSRNSDWLEICTLGDVSRTEPVGRVYLPTASYGEMLHWSLPPRAFAEYEEFEKWLEEAGKFEKYGRFVRGGHWRGFLAKYDEANLMHKRMLSVSEKLNEYILEYPEDYETIERAKHYLFAGQCNCPYWHGVFGGLYLSHLRQAIYENLIKAEKLLKAKSPREVTRNVTDYDCDGHEEITLATAKFSAVFKPSKGGALVELDSYESNFNMTDTLKRYKEGYHWKLSQAQLDSGEASAEQTASIHDLVLTKETGLDKLLAEDWYLRRCFIDHFLTGDTDIERFQTGQFGEEGDFVLGHYEYLPKSDPGVVAMKMQGHLWRPEGAKALNLEKRFYFGAESEVISANYSLLAPNEDIYNVRLAVENNFNFQAGHAHDRYTMFNGVRSEGTYLDSLLTRRGCGTVIIRDDWRQIAVALTCDRDAEIWQVPIFTISLSEGGFEKVYQGTSLVNIFPFDLKKGRPFELTFLLFAGPIKNMPNRFQNVRAAAAV